In Candidatus Methylomirabilota bacterium, the sequence GGGGAGAAACATCGTCGCGTCGGGCCCCCACGCGCGTGGTAGGATGCAGCCCGCCGCGGAGGCGATCATGACGAGGCGTCTGGAAATCGTGCACCACGCCGATCGGCGGACCGACGTGGCGATGCCGTATGCGCCCGGGCTGGTGGTTCGCCGCGGGCGGCTCCTCTTCCTGTCCGGCGTGACCGCGGCGCCGGTCTATCACAGCCACCCGCACCGCGACGAGGAGTTCGACCTGCCCGCCACGATGCACGAGCAGGCCGTCCTCACCATGGAGAACGTCCGCAAGACGCTGGAGGCCGCGGGGGCAGGCCTGAGCGACATCGTCTCGGCGACGCGGTACCTCATCGACGTGAGCGAGCAGGACGACCTCAACCGGGTCTGGGCCAAATACCTGGGCGACCATCTGCCCGCGACCACCACCGTCGAGGTGTCCCGGCTGGCCACTCACGCCCGCTGCAAGGTCGAGATCAGCGTGATCGCCGTCGTCGACGATCGCCCGGCCCGTC encodes:
- a CDS encoding RidA family protein; the encoded protein is MTRRLEIVHHADRRTDVAMPYAPGLVVRRGRLLFLSGVTAAPVYHSHPHRDEEFDLPATMHEQAVLTMENVRKTLEAAGAGLSDIVSATRYLIDVSEQDDLNRVWAKYLGDHLPATTTVEVSRLATHARCKVEISVIAVVDDRPARRRRGGRRRAPSGRR